The genomic region CATTCAAAACCACATACAACTATACTATAAATACTACACTACTGAAGGCACTTATAATGGTGAGCTATTTTTGACATATATACTATGGATGCGGTTCTGCAGCCATAACACATCAAAATAGTACCTCCACTGCATTTAGTGAAGTAGTATGGCAGAATGCGGTTTTGGGGCGCAGCCCTGGTCCTGCTATTTAGCAGACTATTCCACTTTCACATGATGGTGCATAAATAGTGTATTAATATAAGCAATGCAAAATTAAGATACCCTTAACAGgacaaattatataaaaaagcGTTTATCTCTATGACAAACACTGCAGTTTATTAATATGCATATTGGCACTGTTACTGTACACAGCCTTAAAGTAATTGGCACAACACCATATATTACATTGTTGTCACTTAAAACATTATCAATAGACTATTAATATGTATTTGATAGTGATAAGCAGAATATTAGCAATGATAATATCACAAATTCTTTAATATGCTTTTTCTGAACAGTTCAACAGTCCAACAGTCCATTACAAGCTCAGGAAaatgtagatcataaaacaatattcagtttttatCCAGCCAGTAGAGATGTGCAATGCACTTCATGGGGCTTGCAGTGGACTTCAGCAAAAATCAggtgaacattttgaaaaacctcTCATGTAAGGATCCAAAATTGTTACAGCatcttaaaaacataaaaacctaCCCATTCACTACCCACCTACTGTCAGTGAATAACAACACTTAACAGTTGTGTATTGTTTTGGTCATAAACAGCATTAAATGGGCATCCTGGcctaaaacattatatatatatatatatacacacacacaaacctcaaaacctcgtatctccatttttgtcgattttcaatttttgacataatttgaaaatgcatgtttgcctttacattctgtgtatGGACCAGAAGGATGGACCAGAATaaacggccaaaaatgacttggaaaaaaagtctggttccattgacatatATTGAAAGcaatgcatgttttttccttctcctgtaaagttaccattttggagatacaaggttttgttccgacagcagcgatctATAAAGAAATGCACTACTATACAATACATGCATTTATCAGTTAGTGGGGGCAGGCGGACAAACCGCTCACCCTCATGTTTCTGCCCCAAAACACATACAGTTTTGCAAGAGTGCTTCCCACCTTCAAGCTACATCATCAGACTGggggttttcttttctttaaaccCTTAAATCTCAGTCTGGGGACTGGAGGTGGTTTACAACACATGTAGTGATGgttccattttcattttggctggagtgCCCCATTAACTCTTGGAGCCCCAAACTATTTCTCAGCATTTTTCACTATGAACCCATTTGTGTCACAGTGGACCCATTTATGACTGAAGTATGTAAGtaatgcaggttttttttttttttttttaaataaaacaagtaCAATAGGGATTCCCCCTATTAAAGTTTAGGGGAAATAAAGCAAACCACTTCatagcataaaaaaaaatacatataaaaatgaataaaattaaaaaaaattgtttaatgCTAAAACCACACCAACAATAAAAGATAAATCAAAGAGACCAGCATCTAATACTGTGTTCCTACTGATGACCATCAGAAAAGCCTACCATACTCGACACTTCACAGGTGGATTCATTGGACTACCTGGTTTGCAGTGAAAAGCTTCAGAAAAGGCATCAAAGTTCTGCAAGGATCCCAGTACTctgagaacagaaacagacagcaGTGGCAGGGATAGAGGATGAACTGGACTTTGTGAGAGTTCAGCAGATGAGAAAAGTAGCTGTTTACCTGTAGTTCAGGGGGCTGTGAGAGTCTGTCCGGATGGACTGGCTGGCATACTCTGGCCGATACGTGCCACACCAAACCTGAAATAATTCACCAACACTCTGGTTACGGCATTggtaattcaaataaaaatgctCCGTCACTTAAATCTATCATGTTTATCCATCACAGTAAGGTATTACTGCATGCTGTGTCTAAGGTCAACTGCACTGTTAAATATGAAAGGGCCCATAATCactgaaaaataatttaaattccctgcttttttaaaataagagtttgatgtagtatgtaaacattgcaaGATTTAAAACACAcgttcatatatggaaactaaccagtctgtttttaaatcattatgGTTGTAATATAACAACAGTGTCAGTACATTTCCTGATTAAACTGATTAGATAAATCACAGGGTTGGCACAGATCTGACCTGTGCAAAGTTCAGGAAGAAGAGTTGGTAATTGTTCAAATCCAGACCAGGTAAGTAAGGCTCCACTCCCTCTGCTTCACGCCATTTCTTGTAGGCCTGCAGGGAAAATTTAAAGTTATCTAAGAAATAATTTAGAGCCctcatgaatgaatgaatgtgcaTGTACCTTGTATGCCTGGCGTACTCCTCCATTATCTGCAATATTTTCTCCCAACGTACTGATGCCGTACACCTGCCACAGAGCAGGCTTATATTTACAATTGCCCAAGAACTACATGAATTtgtcctttaaaaaaaagtttcagatTCCCTGTTCTAGCTCACTACCTGAGCTACAGTAAGCAAACTGAAACCCAAAACTCATGATGGGATTCTTATAAACTTACATTCTGCCCCCCGGCAAGGTCCCATGTAAAATTCCCATATTGCTGCACCATACACTGTGACTGGGCCCTGAAGTGTTCAGCAGAGAAATTACTCCACCAGTTCAGCACATTTCCATCTTTGTCAAACTTCCGTCCTGCATTTGAGGCAAAGACATGTGACAGATGAGCTGTGGTATTTTTAAAGCCTGCTAGACTGGATTCATAATTTAAGTATGACCTACCATTATCATCAAAACCATGAGTGATCTCATGACCAATAACCATCCCGATTCCTCCAAAGTTGAGGGCCTGCAGCTGATCCTTGCTATAGAAGGGAGGCTGTAGAATCCCAGCAGGAAACACTGTAGGACACAGACAACAAGACAAACCAGGCCAGTGTGGTTAAAAAAATAGACAATTATAATAATAGTGAAACTATAGAAACTCGGCAGCAATGTCTTCTTCTCTGAGAACATTTCTTGGTGAAATCTGATGGACTGAACTGTCTATTGATCAGTGCAAGACCGTGCACATACAGTTCATATAACAAACTGCACTTTCTTGGCATTTTGAAATAAACGAACGATATGCAACATAAATAGaatcaaaacataccattcactcactcagtcaatTCAGACCGTAAGCTGCAAAGAAGTTTTGAATTCATCCTTGTTATGCTGTGACAACCattcatatacactatattgccaaatgtattcactcacccatccaaatcattgaattcaggtgttccaatcacttccatgaccacagttgtataaaaccaagcacctaggcttGCAGAcggcttctacaaacattagtgaaagaatgggtcgctctcaggagctcaatgaattccagTGTGATACCGTGATAGGATGTCGCCCGTGCAACAAgcccagtcgtgaaatttcctcactactaaatattccacagtcaatcgtcagtggtattataacaaagtggaagcgatttgGAACGATAGCAACTCAgtcaaagtggtaggccatgtaaaatgacagagctgcATCAGCAGATGCCGAGGCGCATAGTGCAAAGAGGTcgacaactttctgcagagtcaatcacacTATATTGacaaagtttggaggtctgtagtatGTACATATGGCCTCTCGTTCcacctacaacagtttagccacccattaacaaaaaaaagcattattaGGTGAGGATGTAGGGTAAAATTCTGCTGCTGACTGTcagaaaacaaatgcatttttgcaGCTTTCCAACAGATCTAGACATCCAAAAAGAGTGTCTAagatttcagttatttttttgGTGTCCTTGAGTATTTTAGCGTAAACTTACATGTCAACTcaggctgctttttgaacaagccaataaaaaaatttttaaaaaaaactgaggtCCTTTTTCATATCTCAGTcctaaaaatacaacaaaaacaatctgtttaattctaaggcaGGAATCAAACAGATTTAATAGGGGGGAAAATTCACACAGAGCAAAGTCCGTCAGACCAGAAACCTCTCGTATGCTTCACAACATGATGACTAAAGAAGCTGCCATAAGTGGTATTAAGCCTAGTGGAACAATGAATATACATATTGTTAATGTGTTGTTGCTATTATAAAAGAAGATGGTGGATATCAGCCTGAGCTCATGTAAACTAGCCTCTGTAACATCCTTTTACCAAGACTCCTGTCTTGTGAAAGCAGAAACTCTTAACTTTTCTGTAGTAGATAATGCTAGGATGCTAGATAATGCTACAATATCCCTATATGTGCTCACACATTGCATCACTTGGTGGTGGTAGGACAGTGTTCAATACTTTATCCTTTTTTAGAGATTAAACataactggggaaaaaaaaaaaaaaaaaaaaaaggtgaatgGGTTGGAGCTGAATCTGGCCCATGAGCCACTACTTGTCTATCCTGGCTCAAAAGGATaaagaaaggctggaaaatgattttgaataaattaaatatgaCCTTTTTGATAGATAAATGGAAAGACAcacaagaaaaaataaataaaattcaagaAAAAACATGGAATATAGTCCTTACCAATCTGGTTTCTGTTGGGTGAGTAGAAAGCGTTCACCACTGCTGCTCCAATCATCCAACTGTCAGAGCAATGTGCACACAATAGCAATCACAGGTGGTGTCTGATGCTCCTCAAACAACAGCTGTTAGAAAATCCCTTATTGATGGGCAGGAAATCTTCATACAAAGTTTACAGTAAAGACCCTCCAATACATGCCAAATTAGGGATAAACTCACAAATCTGTGTCTACTGGCTCCCTCAGTTTCCTCAGGCTCTTCTGAGCAGCTGCACGTAGATTCTTCAGCATGTTCTCAAAGTATGCATCCTTGCTGAAGTTAAGCTGTATTACAGGGAGAATATAcatcattttgaaaataaataagattaaagtaagtttttaaTAAGAACAATAATAAGTGCACTTCTGATATAAGTCTGTGTGGGATAGAAAAGAATAGCAGGAGCTGTTTCCTCAATACATGTTCATATTCCAGATCAAGTTGGTCATTCTCCTCCTCCAGAATAAAATCAGGGTAACCAATCTGATCTTTTATAGCCATGGCCTAAAACACAAATTAGTATAAGGTTTAGCTCTACAAAACATCAGTCATCACAATTGCTTGCAATAGGTATGTTTAAACTATTTCCTTCAGTTTTctgtttaaagaaaataatatgaATGATTAAAATACTGCCTTTTTATGGTATTATCTTGCCTTATCTCTCGCCATGCGCTTGGACTGATCATCCATCCAGTTCAGCTCTTCCAGTGTCTCTACAAAAGCCTCCTGTATTCTACTGATGAGATCACGGACCTATCAAACAGAAAATAGACCATTTGCTCCAGAAGAAGTGTAAGCAGTCACCTTaaatcaggggtgtccaatcatGGTCCTGGAGATGTAAAACCCTCCCCACAAGCCCCAGGGAGAGTTCGGATCCAACATacctggctctaatattcagatgccccTTGAAAGACTTCATTACCCTgtccaggtgtgttagattagaaGTAGATCtaggtggtagatctccaggatcaggaCTGAGCATCCCCGCCTTAAAGCCTGATGTGCGTTGGGCTGGTTACCATGCGTTTGCTTTCCCCTGCAAACATCTGCTGGACGTACAGAGCTCCGACAGCATTCTCCAGGGAATTCTGGACGTAGCGAACACAGTCTCTCCAATGTGCATCCACTAATGTGTTTCGGTACAAGGCCTAGCACAGACAACAGGGCTTTGTTTCAGTCAAACAGAGAGTACGGTGGTATAACTACCGTCCAAAACTGTGCTGTGACTCACTTTTTTATACTGTGCCCTGGCATCCTTAAAGCGACGGCTCAGGTTGCTGACTTTATCTGTGATGAGGTGCCAGGTTAGATAGTTCCTTAAGGTCCTGCAGAATCAGAAACATCTCATTACATTTTAAGGTTATACAATGACACCAGAATCATAGCAAGATCAAACAGACAGATATTTTAACTGACTGATATTCCAACTGATATTTGATCATTATTGTACCCTGGAGGCATCGCTGGGCTACTGCACTTAAAAAGTCTGCATTTTATTGACTGAATTAATTCGTATTTGAACTAAGTTTGTAATCCTATAGAACAACCAGTGCCAATCCAGGTAGACGCtgtcccaatttctacattttataaaatgtttatgcatcAGCACATATGTATGTTAAAAATACTGGCATCAGCCCACATCCCACATTCCCAATTCCCTATTGAATTCAATACAATTCCTAGGGTGATAAACTCCATCCTCCGTTTCCGTCCTCCTCTTGTTGATACcagatagtaaataaacaaatgagactTAATGGTTATTATGATTGtttgctctgatttctttaaacAGAGCGATCCGTAACAAACAGCGGAGAGATCTGTGACATAAAACAATTCTGAATATTACAATatcaaaaaaagacaaatgagcAGTGTGTCTTGTGAACAGTAACTCGGACATGAATGAGATCTCTCAGCAGTTTGGTCACGTCAGCTGGACGGAGTCAGTAATGCAACTTAATATGAAGTGTAATAGTTCCAAGTTTCAGTAGTGAGTGCCTTAAGATGCCATGTCCACTGTACTTTTTATACTGCAAatactattattgttatataGTTATAAGTCATGGTCCACActgcacttgttttttttttggtgtccTTGGTATGGGCTACTTTGAGTGTTAACGCTATTGCACAAAGTTGCTCTTTTTGCTAGGGTTGCAGTATCAGAAATGAAAAAGTAGTATCAAGCCACACCTAGCAATGGCCAGCAGACCCATCTGTGCagcaaaacaccacatacacactagtgaacacacacacacactacgggggcagtgagcacacttacctaGAGCattgagcagccctatccacaatgccccgggagcagttgggggacaggtgccttgctcaagggcacttcagtctcTTGTTATttgctcaggggattgaaccagcgatcTTATGGTCACAAGGCttggtccctaacctccagcacacgactgcccccaaatatacaaaataaatgcaagTCATTACAAGAGTTAAATGATGTTGTTAGTGGTCTCACCTTTTGCTGTATCTGGCAACCACCTCACCAAGCTTCTGCAAGTATGGTGTGCAGTAAACCACAACCTCCTCATCAGGCTGAACTGTTATGAACACTTCTGACAGGACACCACGCACAAAACGTGTCCAGTTGAACCCCtgaagagaaaataaacagcTAACCTGCATGTTCTACCAAAAGCAATGGAAAAGAAGCATCAGAGTACTTACATTTAGAGTGAATGCTCTGTGTAAATCAAGTAGCGTCATCTTGTTATAGAGAAGAGTCACATCCTGTCTATCTTGAGCTGGGCTGCTCACCTGAGAAATACAAGGGCAGCTGCATCCATGCAGACATGTTCAGACATGCATCTATGCAATTCAGCTTAAAAAGTAAAGCTGATTACAACTGTTTACAATACAATCCAACTTCAAATTGGAAAGCTGTCCTTACGCTAAATGGAAACTTCACTGATttgtcaaaatttctgcataattaaaccatttcgatgtaaacaaagtcattcagaatggtttaatatgaaatagttaattgtagaaaaacttaccaactcagattttgtATTAGaagtggtgaaaggaaccaggaattgtgatgtctacaactgAAAagagttaaaatattttatgacaATCCAAAACAACTAGGGAATTTACACATGTCCTATGATTTGTGCTAATAATGGTATAACAGTTTTaaatttcaaaaaaaaaaaaaaaagctctctttgggggctattttgcccTATATGTGCCTCATTGCCATTAATGggttttaaagaacattttaggtcaaaactttatctcaaaacaattaaaacattaaGCATTCAATGCAATATCTTCCTgggaggtagcttttagaggtagcAAATGCTTTGGTACATCTGGTTCCTCACCTCTACTACTGTAAACAAAACTcgataagtttctctataaacttttttcacattggaccactttgcatgattttgtttacattgtaatcatttaattatgcagacattttgaaaagtaagtggaattcccctttaaacagtTGAACTCTATTTGaatatggctgtttttgtttattacatTCGCAATGTCCGTCTCCAGCTGCATCACTTGCAGTGCATCCTCTCGAACCCTGGCCTCATCACTTGTCAAGTTTCTGGCCTCACGTGTCATCTGCATGACTGATATCATGAACTGTAGGTATGCCTCACGCACCTGTTAGACATATATAAAGTATATGCAAGCAGTACTAATACACATTACCTACACATGCACTGCACtatgtggtaaaaaaaaaaaaatacatatatacgtTTTTCGCTCCTTTTATGGTACATTACCATTTTATATTCCCCTTCCTCGCTGAAATAGTAATCTCGAGTTGGTAACCCTTGACCTGGTTGATCAATCTGTCAAAAGCAACATAGAACAGGATTTATCCCGATTTATCTCTGCAAAGTAATTACAGTTAAAAAGAATCCAAGAATTGAATTATGGAGAATAATTTCAGTCTAACGCACATAGAGGACGTGCTGGTTTGAATCCCGATCATCTGTCCACACAAACAAGTCAAACAGTACCCTTTTGTGGAAACGGGAGATGAACAAAGCCAATGTGTCCTCCAGACTCCACTCATAGTCTTTCCATAAGCAAGAATAAAACGTCAATCAGAGAAGATAATGTGATCTTAATGTAACTGTGTATAATCAAGATTAATGCACACAGCAGATTTATGCAATTATTTTTTCCAATGCATATTAAGCCCATTATCTACCTCAAGACGAATTCATTCCTTCCTTACTACACTGTTCACAAGCACCTTTAGCATCTAACACGGTACGCAATTATGAAGGTGGATGAAGTGACCTGCTGTAGTATTCCAGTCGTCGGAGGCAACAGGCCAGCCCCCAACATCATCGATAAGGTCCAGCAAAGGCTGAGCACCTCGCTTCTCAATTAAATCTGAACACAGAACACCACAAAAGCCAGCACAGAGCAGTAGTACATGCACACTACAATAacagacattattattattattattattattattattattattattattattatcatcatcattatattGTGAATCAGCAAATACTGTAGTTTGCATGATACCACAGTATCAACTCACTTTCATTCATGCAAGATGTATACAGAACCTTTGCCTTTCGAACAGCCTCACGATCCAGCTCACTTTCTGCCTCCAAAACCCCTAGAAGAGAAGAATATATTCAACATACATAATTTTTGGTCATAACATTTCCACATACGCAGTACTGAAACACTGTTGTATTATGTGTAAATCTCATATTAATTTAATGGGCTTAGCCTAGTTCTGGACTATTATGAACTCATTGTACTGTAATATAGTATTGTGCTGTACTGTCTTGCTTATTGCAGTATGTGTAGTCTATGTCTTGGTAACTGTGTGGTCCAGGTAACTTACTCTGATGTACTGTAAACTTGTCACCaacagaataaaaccttgtatatccaccacttctgagttttttttttttatataatatgaaaatataatttctacTGCGCTTCCtactgtgtcaaaatttcatgatgaacaaacAAATAGCAAAATGACTTGGGACAAAACATTATTTTGTCTTAGATTAAAAGTTAAGCTTCTCCTGTAAGTTATTGCTCGATCTTGTATGTTGCACCATCGCTCTGGAGGAACACAGGGTCAAAACAAAACCCTGTACCTCCACTTTTGTGTTTCCTTATATTTTTCATAATACGACAATGTAATTTCCACTGTCCTTTCTACTACATCAAAATTTCTtaatgaacagaccaacagaaatgatgcaAAATCACTTAGGATAAAGTCTTATTAAACtaaaatttgattttgttttttgcttctcctgtaaggAGATATAAACTGTGATtcagacagcaacaatataaaCAGATTGATATTAAAGTTGTTCTTGATCTCAATCTTGATGTCTCTGAGCAGGTTAATCACATTAATAGCGGCCCTCACCTTTGAGTATGGTTTCCAGTTCATCTCTGAGGATGTCAAAGACACTGTAGCGAGAGCTGGTCTCTGGGACCACGTGACGGTCCAACCAACCACCACAAGCATATCTATAAAAGTTCTGGCATGGCTCCACACCTTGGTCCATGTTCTGAAGAAGTCGTGCAGCTGAAGCAGAGAGTAAACATTGAGTATATAGGTCTGCATTACAATACTGGAGTCAGCAACATCTCACAGTTTAATCACTAtgagcaaaacaaaaactgaaactctttctacattaaaaacatgctGACTTGCATCTTACAGTGGTCCCACACTTAGAATTTTGGTCTACAGATATCTTCTggtgatgtatcttgaaggtggaaggAATAATTGATGTATTTTTGGGGAAAGGATAtttgaaatgtatgtttttaaatagaATTACTGCTAGgaaatcaaacattttattgCAACAGAGGAACTGTTACTGTCTTAAAATCATCactgaaatggagagagaatGGATTACCCACAGAAATGACCCACCAGTGGAAAACAACAAACTGAAAGCTGAAGTTACTGAGGCAGCAAGCTGTCTAGATATCTTACCTTAGTTTGGCATCTTTTCTCTCACAGAAAGGATAAAGACTTATCTCTGAtgtccattttgtgctgaatgaaaacagaatcactactttctttctgtttttgtttgacaGTTAAGGTTAGAAGtggtcacgattggcccctcccagtcctccatgtgattTTATTTACCATTGGTCTTGTTCATGTGCtaccttgttttgattcttcactgttctgcccccttgtttctagactctgcc from Pygocentrus nattereri isolate fPygNat1 chromosome 9, fPygNat1.pri, whole genome shotgun sequence harbors:
- the LOC108434670 gene encoding membrane metallo-endopeptidase-like 1, with the translated sequence MNDGNLRKERWSAVEVGLSVLLLAVSCALAGLGAIYLATVKGQFGSARVLRSVESSEGCPSYRNVCTTPACVTSAARLLQNMDQGVEPCQNFYRYACGGWLDRHVVPETSSRYSVFDILRDELETILKGVLEAESELDREAVRKAKVLYTSCMNENLIEKRGAQPLLDLIDDVGGWPVASDDWNTTADYEWSLEDTLALFISRFHKRVLFDLFVWTDDRDSNQHVLYIDQPGQGLPTRDYYFSEEGEYKMVREAYLQFMISVMQMTREARNLTSDEARVREDALQVMQLETDIANVSSPAQDRQDVTLLYNKMTLLDLHRAFTLNGFNWTRFVRGVLSEVFITVQPDEEVVVYCTPYLQKLGEVVARYSKRTLRNYLTWHLITDKVSNLSRRFKDARAQYKKALYRNTLVDAHWRDCVRYVQNSLENAVGALYVQQMFAGESKRMVRDLISRIQEAFVETLEELNWMDDQSKRMARDKAMAIKDQIGYPDFILEEENDQLDLEYEHLNFSKDAYFENMLKNLRAAAQKSLRKLREPVDTDFWMIGAAVVNAFYSPNRNQIVFPAGILQPPFYSKDQLQALNFGGIGMVIGHEITHGFDDNGRKFDKDGNVLNWWSNFSAEHFRAQSQCMVQQYGNFTWDLAGGQNVYGISTLGENIADNGGVRQAYKAYKKWREAEGVEPYLPGLDLNNYQLFFLNFAQVWCGTYRPEYASQSIRTDSHSPLNYRVLGSLQNFDAFSEAFHCKPGSPMNPPVKCRVW